The segment ATCGTGAACAGTGGTCATAAACAGCTGATCATCAGGATTTTGAAACACCATACCTACCCTTTGCCGTATTAGTGGCAGTGTTTTCTTGATTACCGGGACATTGCCAATGCTGACTTCGCCTTCAGCCGGAAACAAAACTCCAACAAGGTGCATCAACAGCGTCGACTTACCAGCACCATTGGCACCAACAATGCCCACCGATTCTCCATGGGTTATTTCAAAACGCACACCGTTTAAAGCTTGCCTTCCATCAGGATATTGATATTTTAAATCATTTATATGAATAATATGATGACTCATTTTATCTCCCCACCCCCATTATTAATGAACCTAACAAGGCCGGCACGTCATAACTTCTTACTAATACAAAATAAAAGCTCCACCCGACTACATAAAGAATATCAACCGCAGCTATTCTCTGCTCCTTGCCGACATAATACGCCCCCGTAAATCCACGGCAGCACATAGAATGGTAGATGTGTTGAGCCCTTTCCAACGTACGGAAAAGCAACTGCCCGATTAACGGTCCCCACTCTTTGTATTTAACACCCTTACCACCAAAGGAACGCAGGGAATGGGCCCGCATCACCCGTATGACCTCCTCTATTAGCACGGAAATGTATCTGTATGTGAGCAGCAGCTGCATGATAAATAATTTAGGTATCCTAAGCATTTGCAGTGCTGAAGCAATTCGGGTCATCCCCGTGGTAGCAATTAAAATCAGTGC is part of the Metallumcola ferriviriculae genome and harbors:
- the cbiQ gene encoding cobalt ECF transporter T component CbiQ; its protein translation is MPDMTKSLYNIRLLDELAERGTAIHHIHPLIKVLTTGVYVIVTVSFGKYELAALLPLIFYPVILLTLADIPLVPVLQRALLVSPLIIGIGIFNPLLDKAPMIILPWLQISGGWISFLSLLTKGFFTILAALILIATTGMTRIASALQMLRIPKLFIMQLLLTYRYISVLIEEVIRVMRAHSLRSFGGKGVKYKEWGPLIGQLLFRTLERAQHIYHSMCCRGFTGAYYVGKEQRIAAVDILYVVGWSFYFVLVRSYDVPALLGSLIMGVGR